One Brachyspira pilosicoli P43/6/78 genomic window carries:
- the lptC gene encoding LPS export ABC transporter periplasmic protein LptC, producing MKKFSKSFILFNIMIFSIISCTDFSKIGQNTGDDNFERPPEMEFYGFRRESYVTNFKQMDMFATNAKFYDSRALIELYDSRNYTYDADGTIAARVSGEFAKINKNTLYTEIFTNVVAKASNNSTLYTEYVQYDHEKSHFKSPVPIRVEQEDGSWLTGSSMEGDLAMENITVYNEKDEGDAIGVPIAEE from the coding sequence ATGAAAAAATTCTCAAAGAGTTTTATTCTTTTTAATATAATGATATTTTCTATAATCTCTTGTACTGATTTTAGCAAGATAGGACAAAATACTGGAGATGATAATTTTGAACGCCCTCCTGAGATGGAGTTTTATGGTTTTAGAAGAGAAAGCTATGTTACCAATTTCAAACAAATGGATATGTTTGCAACTAATGCTAAGTTTTATGACAGCAGAGCTTTAATAGAGTTATATGATTCACGTAATTATACTTATGATGCTGATGGCACTATTGCAGCAAGAGTATCCGGAGAGTTTGCTAAAATAAATAAAAATACTTTATATACAGAAATATTTACAAATGTTGTTGCAAAGGCTTCTAATAATAGTACTCTATATACTGAGTATGTACAGTATGATCATGAGAAAAGCCATTTTAAAAGCCCTGTACCAATTAGAGTAGAGCAAGAAGATGGAAGCTGGCTTACTGGAAGCAGTATGGAAGGTGATTTGGCTATGGAAAATATAACTGTATATAATGAAAAAGATGAAGGTGATGCTATAGGAGTGCCAATTGCTGAAGAGTAA
- a CDS encoding LptA/OstA family protein, which translates to MPQSQRSADKFTYDNKNQVFQYTGNSRLEDKSALITSYKMTFYKETELATFTGKVRLLSKTNGSTIDAGYASYNGKTRYAYARNNPILRSSTNNMTIKSTFMERDFNTPTAKAISNVHLIHIDKENDRRTDGYSDELIYDMDTQISVLKGNPRLYQGSDRIEGEILEYNAKTSTANVMGRSKIYILQTNDYVQTGETNETKNSKVSNYNIVTADRLFLDEKGGANQTNRFLYAYGNVNAYFFEENMILKGGYIIYDMDNEHIYMYQDPSVRIPDRGIISFGEWIEYKRDEKFRDIIFHNDVVMVDYDEGISLEGDLLHLDPDTKVATVSGSPHAYLENRSMKITSVTMQIFNDDEKLRANGNVYVEMKDMNSKSAWATYFDKAKYLRLWGENPYLSQENSIVRGREIRYYVETERIEAYGVSGSMSE; encoded by the coding sequence ATGCCTCAATCTCAAAGAAGTGCTGATAAATTTACATACGACAATAAAAATCAAGTTTTTCAATATACAGGCAATTCTAGATTAGAAGATAAATCAGCTTTAATAACAAGCTATAAGATGACTTTTTATAAAGAAACAGAGCTTGCAACATTCACAGGAAAGGTTAGACTTTTAAGTAAAACAAACGGCTCTACAATAGATGCAGGATATGCTAGCTATAATGGTAAAACTAGATATGCATATGCTAGAAATAATCCAATACTTCGTTCATCTACAAACAATATGACAATAAAAAGTACTTTTATGGAGAGAGATTTTAATACTCCTACTGCAAAGGCTATAAGCAATGTTCATCTTATACATATAGATAAAGAAAATGACAGAAGAACTGATGGATATTCTGATGAGTTAATTTATGATATGGATACGCAAATTTCTGTGTTAAAAGGAAATCCAAGACTTTATCAAGGCAGTGATAGAATAGAAGGCGAGATATTGGAATATAATGCAAAAACTTCTACAGCAAATGTTATGGGAAGAAGTAAGATATATATACTTCAAACTAATGATTATGTTCAAACTGGTGAAACTAATGAAACTAAAAATAGCAAGGTGAGTAATTATAATATTGTAACGGCGGATAGACTTTTTCTAGATGAAAAGGGTGGGGCAAATCAGACTAATAGATTTTTATATGCTTATGGAAATGTTAATGCTTATTTCTTTGAAGAGAATATGATACTTAAAGGCGGATATATTATATATGATATGGATAATGAGCATATATATATGTATCAAGATCCTTCTGTAAGAATACCAGACAGAGGAATAATATCTTTCGGTGAGTGGATAGAATATAAAAGAGATGAGAAGTTTAGAGATATTATATTTCACAATGATGTTGTGATGGTAGATTATGATGAAGGTATATCATTAGAGGGTGATTTACTTCATCTTGACCCTGATACTAAGGTTGCTACAGTTAGCGGTTCTCCGCATGCTTATTTAGAAAATAGAAGCATGAAGATAACTTCTGTTACTATGCAGATATTTAATGATGATGAGAAATTAAGGGCTAATGGAAATGTTTATGTTGAGATGAAGGATATGAACTCAAAAAGTGCTTGGGCTACATATTTTGATAAGGCTAAATATTTAAGATTATGGGGAGAAAATCCTT